A segment of the Montipora foliosa isolate CH-2021 unplaced genomic scaffold, ASM3666993v2 scaffold_114, whole genome shotgun sequence genome:
CACTTGTGTTGAATATGATACAGCAATGGCTTGTTGGACTCAAGGTATCAAAGACGGGCGCAATATCGTGATTGACAGCTACAATGAAATCTACTTGATCAAGGAACAAAAATGCGAAcggttgttttcagacaatacAAGTGTGAACAGATTTGTTGTTTCTCAAGCAATATTGAAGTGTTTGGAGCTTATTCGTAAATGCTATGGTGAAAAAAGTGCGTTATATGCTTACAATACAGATGGTATATTTATTACAAATCCAAATATCATATTGGAGAACAAAAAAGATGTTGTGTTTGACATCAAGAATATCGGTCAAGCATATATCACTGACAGTCCACTATGCTACTTTGAGCGCCATTACAGAGAAAACATGGATTTTGAATGTTATAAAGCAGTGGAAGGCAAAGGTTGCATGTATAATGGTCAAGCTGGTTCTGGCAAAACGACCAAATTGTGTAAAATGGTAATGAAAACTGATAAGCCAATTGTGTTAAGTTTTACAAATAAGGCTGTCCAGAATGTCAAAGACAGATTGAGAAAAATGGGATGCGATTCTAGTAAACCGTTTGAAGGATTACCGGTTAAGATGagtagcaaaaacaaaaactttcggTCATatgttgaagaaattaaaacacgtgcagaaaaaaacaaaattgatccCGACGCTATTTGTCATACATTTGATTCTTATTTTTGTGAATGGAATGGCATGACAACAGAAACAAATCTCAAGAGTTTGAAAGACAAAACAGTCTTTGTGGAAGAATTTTCAATGGTACCAAACAAGTGGATGACATTAATTTACAAAGCCTTCTTGTTGTACGGTATCGAGGTCTACATGTTTGGTGATCCAAATCAATGTTCTCCCGTTGAATCTGGCAGTAAAATATGCTATGACTATCTCAAATCTGCGTCTGTCAGACAAATGTGCCCCAAAAATGCAACATTGAAATATATCGAGGATTCATGTCGATATGACAAAAAAACGCACATTGTGCTCGATGGATTCTTGAAGAAAGGCAAATTGGCAAAAAACTTCTCTATGACACGAAAATTGTACAAAAACATATGTTATTTAAACAAAACAAGGATCGAAGTAAATACTCAATGTTGTGACAAGTTTGTGGAGGGCAAGGAATACGAAAATGTTGAGTTTACGTACAATGACAAAAAGGAAACGTATAAAGTGTGTGCTGGAATGCCTGTTATTGCAACTGATAACATCAAGGAacataaaatatttaatacaaTGGAGTTTTTGGTGGAAGATGTATCGGAAGATTCATTCTGGATTAATGGAGTAGAGTTTGACTTGAAAACATTTTCTCGGTGTTTCATTCCAAGTTTTTGTGTAACCGCTCATAAATGCCAAGGAGCAGATATTGATGAACCTTACAACATTTATGATGTCAATAGAATGGACAAAAAACTATTGTACACTGCTTTGAGCAGAACCACCAAATTCGAATATATTCATCTTGACAACAAAGATTTGAACAACAAATATAAAAATCGTACAATGCCATGTTTAGAATTGACCAATGCCAAATTCAACAGTCTGTATAGTGAAGGCAAAATATACAAAGTGCTTGTTGACGACAAGGTTTACATTGGATCAACGTGCGAGGATTTGGCAACACGATTAAATCGACACCTGAAGGACCGCAAAAGCCAAATATATAAATACAGGAAGAAAAAGCCTGTGATTGAACTGATCATTAAAGCGCCAACAAACGACAAAAAAAgtttagaaaaaatagaaaatgcttaCATACAAGATTATGCTGAAAAATGTGGTGAATTATTGCTGAACGTAAAAGCAAATCCATTAAAACCGAAAAAGGTTCAATTCAAAGTACAaatggaaaatcaaaaacaGTTAGAAGAACGTATTGCTAAATtagatgacaaaataaaaataaaagacaatgaaaatgataaGTATCTATATTTCGACAATGTAATCTTTGGTAAGCGATATAAGACAATGGCAAGATATGCTAACAATGATAAAGAAGCTGCTCTAGAACAGATCAGTGAGAAAAAACGTAAGTTGATTGAAGAGTTAACAATACATTTTGACTAATTTTAGTTTTTGTGCAATTATGCCCCTTTGGGGCTCGATTGGATTTTCTTTGTGCGTTTTGACCCCCAGTATTTGCAGTGCGTTTTTACCCCTAATGGTTGCAGAATGTGCTTTTTTACCCCTATAGAATTCGTGCGTTTTGACCCCCAAGAGAGTGAGTGTGGGTTTTGGCAATCACAGCTGTCGTAgtgtcatgataaacgtttttgctgtttttactggaaaactgctgcaaacactacaaaatagcagttttcataaaacgcgTTATTTAGacgctaaaacgaacgttttgcacaattttgcactggcagtgtaattttaacttttttaaaaattggtcatgataaacgtttttgctgtttttactggaaaactgctgcaaacactgcaaaatagcagttttcataaaacgtgttatttagacgctaaaacgaacgttttgcacaattttgcactggcactgtaattttaacttttttaaaaattggtcatgataaacgtttttgctgtttttactggaaaactgctgcaaacactgcaaaatagcaggttttataaaacgtgttatttagaggctaaaacgaacgttttgcacaattttgcactggcactgtaattttaacttttttaaaattggtcatgataaacgtttttgcggtttttactggaaaactgctgcaaacactgcaaaatagcagtttttataaaacgtgttatttagaggctaaaacgaacgttttgcacaattttgcactggcactgtaattttaactttttaaaaattggtcatgataaacgtttttgctgtttttactggaaaactgctgcaaacactgcaaaatagcagttttcataaaacgtgttatttagaggctaaaacgaacgttttgcacaattttgcactggcactgtaattttaacttgtttaaaaattggtcatgataaacgtttttgctgtttttactggaaaactgctgcaaacactgcaaaatagcagttttcataaaacgtgttatttagaggctaaaacgaacgttttgcacaattttgcactggcactgtaattttaacttttttaaaaattggtcatgataaacgtttttgctgtttttactggaaaactgctgcaaacactgcaaaatagcagttttcataaaacgtgttatttagaggctaaaacgaacgttttgcacaattttgcactggcactgtaattttaacttgtttaaaaattggtcttgataaacgtttttgctgtttttactggaaaactgctgcaaacactgcaaaatagcagttttcataaaacgtgttatttagaggctaaaacgaacgttttgcacaattttgcactggcactgtaattttaacttttttaaaaattggtcatgataaacgtttttgctgtttttactggaaaactgctgcaaacactgcaaaatagcagttttcataaaacgtgttatttagaggctaaaacgaacgttttgcacaattttgcactggcactgtaattttaacttttttaaaaattggtcatgataaacgtttttgctgtttttactggaaaactgctgcaaacactgcaaaatagcagttttcataaaacgtgttatttagaggctaaaacgaacgttttgcacaattttgcactggcactgtaattttaacttttttaaaaattggtcatgataaacgtttttgctgtttttactggaaaactgctgcaaacactgcaaaatagcagttttcataaaacgtgttatttagaggctaaaacgaacgttttgcacaattttgcactggcactgtaattttaacttttttaaaattggtcatgataaacgtttttgctgtttttactggaaaactgctgcaaacactgcaaaatagcagttttcataaaacgtgttatttagaggctaaaacgaacgttttgcacaattttgcactggcactgtaattttaacttttttaaaaattggtcatgataaacgtttttgctgtttttactggaaaactgctgcaaacactgcaaaatagcagttttcataaaacgtgttatttagaggctaaaacgaacgttttgcacaattttgcactggcactgtaattttaacttttttaaaattggtcatgataaacgtttttgctgtttttactggaaaactgctgcaaacactgcaaaatagcagttttcataaaacgtgttatttagaggctaaaacgaacgttttgcacaattttgcactggcactgtaattttaacttttttaaaaattggtcatgataaacgtttttgctgtttttactggaaaactgctgcaaacactgcaaaatagcagttttcataaaacgtgttatttagaggctaaaacgaacgttttgcacaattttgcactggcactgtaattttaacttttttaaaattggtcatgataaacgtttttgctgtttttactggaaaactgctgcaaacactgcaaaatagcagttttcataaaacgtgttatttagaggctaaaacgaacgttttgcacaattttgcactggcactgtaattttaacttttttaaaaattggtcatgataaacgtttttgctgtttttactggaaaactgctgcaaacactgcaaaatagcagttttcataaaacgtgttatttagaggctaaaacgaacgttttgcacaattttgcactggcactgtaattttaacttttttaaaaattggtcatgataaacgtttttgctgtttttactggaaaactgctgcaaacactgcaaaatagcagttttcataaaacgtgttatttagaggctaaaacgaacgttttgcacaattttgcactggcactgtaattttaacttttttaaaaattggtcatgataaacgtttttgctgtttttactggaaaactgctgcaaacactgcaaaatagcagttttcataaaacgtgttatttagaggctaaaacgaacgttttgcacaattttgcactggcactgtaattttaacttttttaaaaattggtcatgataaacgtttttgctgtttttactggaaaactgctgcaaacactgcaaaatagcagttttcataaaacgtgttatttagaggctaaaacgaacgttttgcacaattttgcactggcactgtaattttaacttttttaaaaattggtcatgataaacgtttttgctgtttttactggaaaactgctgcaaacactgcaaaatagcagttttcataaaacgtgttatttagaggctaaaacgaacgttttgcacaattttgcactggcactgtaattttaacttttttaaaattggtcatgataaacgtttttgctgtttttactggaaaactgctgcaaacactgcaaaatagcagttttcataaaacgtgttatttagaggctaaaacgaacgttttgcacaattttgcactggcactgtaattttaacttttttaaaaattggtcatgataaacgtttttgctgtttttactggaaaactgctgcaaacactgcaaaatagcagttttcataaaacgtgttatttagaggctaaaacgaacgttttgcacaattttgcactggcactgtaattttaacttttttaaaaattggtcatgataaacgtttttgctgtttttactggaaaactgctgcaaacactgcaaaatagcagttttcataaaacgtgttatttagaggctaaaacgaacgttttgcacaattttgcactggcactgtaattttaacttttttaaaattggtcatgataaacgtttttgctgtttttactggaaaactgctgcaaacactgcaaaatagcagttttcataaaacgtgttatttagaggctaaaacgaacgttttgcacaattttgcactggcactgtaattttaacttttttaaaaattggtcatgataaacgtttttgctgtttttactggaaaactgctgcaaacactgcaaaatagcagttttcataaaacgtgttatttagaggctaaaacgaacgttttgcacaattttgcactggcactgtaattttaacttttttaaaaattggtcatgataaacgtttttgctgtttttactggaaaactgctgcaaacactgcaaaatagcagttttcataaaacgtgttatttagaggctaaaacgaacgttttgcacaattttgcactggcactgtaattttaacttttttaaaaattggtcatgataaacgtttttgctgtttttactggaaaactgctgcaaacactgcaaaatagcagttttcataaaacgtgttatttagaggctaaaacgaacgttttgcacaattttgcactggcactgtaattttaacttttttaaaaattggtcatgataaacgtttttgctgtttttactggaaaactgctgcaaacactgcaaaatagcagttttcataaaacgtgttatttagaggctaaaacgaacgttttgcacaattttgcactggcactgtaattttaacttttttaaaaattggtcatgataaacgtttttgctgtttttactggaaaactgctgcaaacactgcaaaatagcagttttcataaaacgtgttatttagaggctaaaacgaacgttttgcacaattttgcactggcactgtaattttaacttttttaaaaattggtcatgataaacgtttttgctgtttttactggaaaactgctgcaaacactgcaaaatagcagttttcataaaacgtgttatttagaggctaaaacgaacgttttgcacaattttgcactggcactgtaattttaacttttttaaaaattggtcatgataaacgtttttgctgtttttactggaaaactgctgcaaacactgcaaaatagcagttttcataaaacgtgttatttagaggctaaaacgaacgttttgcacaattttgcactggcactgtaattttaacttttttaaaattggtcatgataaacgtttttgctgtttttactggaaaactgctgcaaacactgcaaaatagcagttttcataaaacgtgttatttagaggctaaaacgaacgttttgcacaattttgcactggcactgtaattttaacttttttaaaattggtcatgataaacgtttttgctgtttttactggaaaactgctgcaaacactgcaaaatagcagttttcataaaacgtgttatttagaggctaaaacgaacgttttgcacaattttgcactggcactgtaattttaacttttttaaaaattggtcatgataaacgtttttgctgtttttactggaaaactgctgcaaacactgcaaaatagcagttttcataaaacgtgttatttagaggctaaaacgaacgttttgcacaattttgcactggcactgtaattttaacttttttaaaaattggtcatgataaacgtttttgctgtttttactggaaaactgctgcaaacactgcaaaatagcagttttcataaaacgtgttatttagaggctaaaacgaacgttttgcacaattttgcactggcactgtaattttaacttttttaaaaattggtcatgataaacgtttttgctgtttttactggaaaactgctgcaaacactgcaaaatagcagttttcataaaacgtgttatttagaggctaaaacgaacgttttgcacaattttgcactggcactgtaattttaacttttttaaaaattggtcatgataaacgtttttgctgtttttactggaaaactgctgcaaacactgcaaaatagcagttttcataaaacgtgttatttagaggctaaaacgaacgttttgcacaattttgcactggcactgtaattttaacttttttaaaaattggtcatgataaacgtttttgctgtttttactggaaaactgctgcaaacactgcaaaatagcagttttcataaaacgtgttatttagaggctaaaacgaacgttttgcacaattttgcactggcactgtaattttaacttttttaaaaattggtcatgataaacgtttttgctgtttttactggaaaactgctgcaaacactgcaaaatagcagttttcataaaacgtgttatttagaggctaaaacgaacgttttgcacaattttgcactggcactgtaattttaacttttttaaaaattggtcatgataaacgtttttgctgtttttactggaaaactgctgcaaacactgcaaaatagcagttttcataaaacgtgttatttagaggctaaaacgaacgttttgcacaattttgcactggcactgtaattttaacttttttaaaaattggtcatgataaacgtttttgctgtttttactggaaaactgctgcaaacactgcaaaatagcagttttcataaaacgtgttatttagaggctaaaacgaacgttttgcacaattttgcactggcactgtaattttaacttttttaaaattggtcatgataaacgtttttgctgtttttactggaaaactgctgcaaacactgcaaaatagcagttttcataaaacgtgttatt
Coding sequences within it:
- the LOC137985926 gene encoding uncharacterized protein produces the protein MAGSFTKKNSSFSRLFEQRIDKIGGRRVRVSVTVFVTIRDLHKDRDMKRLFGPFDTVVPKLSLEDMYKFFMYTLLTSNFTLLSADMITEIGGRVITYNPQFFAHHFMAGLKLESYLLSNQRKPKSYGSDSCVLDYVWDQVRGKRGFKTYDYNKLKNEIFKYCADPPRMTTKELIDWAKNCHPNVSIHAYDSTYRKFKSHTRKNNCDVSLVYIVKDHHCYPITDEKLKLTAAKANQGGCDNLLKYMTDMKWSRNHEYVYKLDKFDDIHELDKKDNIIVLPEDVKMMQAIDAYINSTCYYVEYLHWDNNGILDGFIDHRNNMFLLNNEYDIRKSICDHLLGLYKTHDFMWVNQTYTSLASALFKQMCGYLPQSTYNVQTREMLDDYYPRALQWCTTEDIPDDVVNIDISKSYPNVLLNNGMAIPVYSIHDVVEPFYCKSDLRRCGEFYIEETILYNYGTPLKIEAGFYGNALVSYLVDELNMSVKQIKYKIVSKKALKPDTFKPFLKHVFEIFPEDKAKRLANSFIGDLGRKYNRTNTGFTCVEYDTAMACWTQGIKDGRNIVIDSYNEIYLIKEQKCERLFSDNTSVNRFVVSQAILKCLELIRKCYGEKSALYAYNTDGIFITNPNIILENKKDVVFDIKNIGQAYITDSPLCYFERHYRENMDFECYKAVEGKGCMYNGQAGSGKTTKLCKMVMKTDKPIVLSFTNKAVQNVKDRLRKMGCDSSKPFEGLPVKMSSKNKNFRSYVEEIKTRAEKNKIDPDAICHTFDSYFCEWNGMTTETNLKSLKDKTVFVEEFSMVPNKWMTLIYKAFLLYGIEVYMFGDPNQCSPVESGSKICYDYLKSASVRQMCPKNATLKYIEDSCRYDKKTHIVLDGFLKKGKLAKNFSMTRKLYKNICYLNKTRIEVNTQCCDKFVEGKEYENVEFTYNDKKETYKVCAGMPVIATDNIKEHKIFNTMEFLVEDVSEDSFWINGVEFDLKTFSRCFIPSFCVTAHKCQGADIDEPYNIYDVNRMDKKLLYTALSRTTKFEYIHLDNKDLNNKYKNRTMPCLELTNAKFNSLYSEGKIYKVLVDDKVYIGSTCEDLATRLNRHLKDRKSQIYKYRKKKPVIELIIKAPTNDKKSLEKIENAYIQDYAEKCGELLLNVKANPLKPKKVQFKVQMENQKQLEERIAKLDDKIKIKDNENDKYLYFDNVIFGKRYKTMARYANNDKEAALEQISEKKRKLIEELTIHFD